One Methylomonas sp. LL1 DNA window includes the following coding sequences:
- the tssE gene encoding type VI secretion system baseplate subunit TssE — MAELVAKERLQPSLLDRLTDYAPGERAESREQRVISYRQLRQSVLRDLSWLLNTTAFEAREDLSAEPYAARSVINYGIPALSGTTFSSLDAEKLQRKIKQAIMDFEPRILAATLNVEIITAEEQMSQNALSFKIEGDLWAQPLPIHLFIRSDLDLETGEVMVKELGG; from the coding sequence ATGGCTGAACTGGTCGCCAAGGAACGCCTGCAACCCTCGTTGCTGGATCGATTGACGGACTATGCGCCCGGCGAACGGGCCGAATCGCGTGAACAACGCGTCATCTCCTATCGCCAGTTGCGGCAAAGCGTATTAAGGGATTTAAGCTGGCTTTTGAACACAACGGCCTTTGAAGCCCGGGAAGACTTGTCGGCCGAACCTTATGCGGCGCGCTCGGTCATCAACTATGGCATACCGGCATTATCGGGTACTACCTTCAGCAGTCTCGACGCCGAAAAATTACAGCGTAAAATTAAACAAGCTATTATGGATTTTGAGCCGAGGATTCTTGCCGCCACCCTCAACGTCGAGATTATTACGGCCGAGGAACAAATGAGCCAAAATGCGCTTTCGTTCAAAATCGAAGGCGACTTATGGGCGCAGCCATTACCGATACACCTGTTTATTCGTAGCGATCTTGACCTGGAAACCGGCGAAGTCATGGTCAAGGAACTGGGCGGATAA
- a CDS encoding D-alanyl-D-alanine carboxypeptidase family protein codes for MAKVILTGSVGKGGVNTPRDVKAVQDRLNEIEGVCQAVTTICDDKMIDAIIRFQSTFLVKPDGLINVQGMTLVLLNQWSYKDIADGVDLRGNLQEAWDIVNPLLPSGSYCSSGYRSADEQRRILHKFFSNTFKPQIIAKYGANEWQDAWNNKLTKEARILEMVRGVGQAIAAPGKSMHQQGKAIDIGGPSDDEQVKIVKMVAKANPTIFSGKVLKERNGCVHFEIR; via the coding sequence ATGGCAAAGGTCATATTAACGGGAAGTGTAGGTAAAGGGGGCGTCAATACCCCGCGCGATGTTAAAGCGGTACAAGACAGACTCAACGAAATTGAAGGCGTTTGTCAGGCCGTCACCACTATCTGCGACGACAAAATGATAGACGCGATAATCCGTTTCCAAAGCACTTTTTTAGTAAAACCCGATGGGCTTATCAATGTTCAGGGTATGACGCTGGTTTTACTTAATCAATGGTCTTACAAGGACATTGCGGATGGTGTCGATCTGAGGGGGAATCTTCAAGAGGCTTGGGATATCGTTAATCCCCTGCTACCCAGCGGAAGTTATTGTTCGAGCGGTTATCGAAGCGCGGATGAGCAAAGAAGGATATTGCATAAATTTTTTTCCAACACGTTTAAACCCCAGATCATTGCAAAATACGGCGCCAATGAGTGGCAGGATGCCTGGAATAACAAATTAACCAAGGAAGCTCGTATCCTTGAAATGGTTAGAGGAGTTGGTCAAGCGATTGCCGCTCCCGGCAAGAGCATGCATCAACAAGGAAAGGCCATTGACATTGGTGGTCCTTCCGATGATGAACAGGTCAAGATCGTGAAAATGGTGGCAAAAGCCAATCCGACAATCTTTAGCGGAAAAGTGCTAAAAGAACGCAATGGCTGCGTGCATTTTGAAATTCGATGA
- the tssH gene encoding type VI secretion system ATPase TssH, with protein sequence MAEISRVKLFGKLNRVCYKAIEGATVFCKLRGNPYVELVHWLNQLLQLQDSDLHRIIKQYSLDTSRLAKDVTDALEKLPRGSTAISDFSPHIEESVERGWVYGTLMFGESQVRSGHLVVGMLKTKSLRNELLGISKEFEKIKPDLLSDDFAGIVSGSQEDGLAATDGFQSGATPGEASGAMAPAAMGKQEALKQFTVDLTEQARKGKIDPIVGRDEEIRQIIDILMRRRQNNPLLTGEAGVGKTAVVEGFALKIVAGDVPPSLRDVSLRTLDVGLLQAGASMKGEFENRLRQVIEEVQSSPKPIILFIDEAHTLVGAGGAAGTGDAANLLKPALARGTLRTVAATTWAEYKKHIEKDPALTRRFQVVQVLEPGEEKAIGMMRGVVSVQEKHHQVLILDEALEAAVKLSHRYIPARQLPDKAVSLLDTACARVSISQHAVPAEVDDCRKRISALETELEIIGKEKAVGIEVAGREESAQEKLAVEQQRLAELETRWNAEKDMVSKILDLRAKLRASGHAVDATGQTPAPAETGADSAQSPDAVAADREALLTELKSLQTQLHEQQGESPLILPTVDHQAVASVVQDWTGIPVGRMVKNEIETVLKLADNLEQRIIGQRHALEMIARRIQTSRAGLDNPNKPIGVFMLAGTSGVGKTETALALAEALYGGEQNVITINMSEYQEAHTVSTLKGAPPGYVGYGEGGVLTEAVRRRPYSVVLLDEVEKAHPDVHEIFFQVFDKGWMEDGEGRVIDFKNTLILLTTNAGTEMISSLCSDPELMPDPEGISKALREPLLKVFPPALLGRLVVIPYYPLNDEMIGAIARLQLGRIKKRIAESHKVPFSYDDDVIKLIASRCTELESGGRMIDAILTNTVLPKISEEFLIRMVEGKPIERVHVSVQDGEFGYGFE encoded by the coding sequence ATGGCAGAAATCAGCCGAGTCAAACTGTTTGGAAAATTAAACCGCGTCTGCTACAAGGCTATCGAAGGCGCAACGGTGTTTTGCAAGCTCCGAGGCAATCCTTATGTCGAACTGGTGCATTGGTTGAATCAGTTGCTGCAATTACAGGATTCCGATCTACACCGGATTATCAAGCAATACAGCCTGGATACTTCGCGACTGGCCAAGGATGTGACCGATGCGCTGGAAAAACTGCCGCGTGGTTCCACCGCTATTTCCGATTTCTCCCCGCATATCGAAGAATCGGTCGAACGCGGCTGGGTCTACGGTACCTTGATGTTCGGCGAAAGCCAGGTGCGTAGTGGCCATCTGGTCGTGGGCATGCTGAAGACCAAGTCCTTGCGTAACGAGTTGCTGGGCATATCCAAGGAATTCGAAAAAATAAAACCCGACCTACTCTCGGACGATTTCGCCGGCATCGTGTCCGGTTCCCAGGAAGATGGCCTGGCGGCCACCGACGGCTTCCAGTCCGGCGCAACGCCCGGCGAAGCCAGTGGAGCGATGGCGCCTGCGGCAATGGGCAAACAGGAAGCACTCAAACAATTCACCGTCGATCTGACCGAACAAGCCCGCAAGGGCAAAATCGACCCTATCGTTGGCCGAGACGAAGAGATTCGGCAGATCATCGATATTTTGATGCGCCGCCGCCAAAATAATCCATTATTGACCGGCGAGGCCGGTGTCGGTAAAACCGCCGTGGTGGAAGGCTTTGCGCTGAAAATCGTGGCCGGCGACGTACCGCCCTCGTTGCGAGACGTCAGTTTACGCACTCTGGATGTCGGTTTGCTGCAGGCCGGTGCCAGCATGAAAGGCGAATTCGAGAACCGCCTGCGCCAAGTCATCGAGGAAGTCCAATCCTCGCCCAAGCCGATTATTCTGTTCATCGACGAGGCCCATACATTGGTCGGAGCCGGTGGCGCCGCCGGCACGGGCGATGCCGCCAATCTGTTGAAACCCGCCCTAGCGCGCGGCACCTTGCGAACGGTGGCCGCCACCACTTGGGCCGAATACAAGAAACACATCGAAAAAGACCCTGCCCTAACCCGCCGCTTTCAAGTAGTACAAGTCCTGGAACCGGGCGAGGAAAAAGCCATCGGCATGATGCGCGGTGTGGTATCGGTGCAGGAAAAACATCATCAGGTCTTGATTCTGGATGAAGCGCTGGAAGCGGCGGTCAAGCTATCGCACCGTTACATCCCCGCCCGGCAATTGCCCGACAAGGCCGTCAGCTTATTGGATACCGCCTGCGCCAGGGTCAGTATCAGCCAACACGCGGTGCCGGCCGAAGTCGACGACTGCCGCAAACGTATAAGCGCCTTGGAAACCGAACTGGAAATCATCGGCAAGGAAAAGGCGGTCGGCATCGAAGTTGCCGGTCGGGAAGAGTCGGCACAAGAAAAATTGGCTGTGGAACAGCAGCGGCTTGCCGAGTTGGAAACCCGCTGGAATGCCGAAAAGGATATGGTCAGCAAAATCCTGGATTTGCGGGCAAAACTCAGAGCGAGCGGCCATGCGGTGGATGCCACCGGTCAAACACCGGCCCCAGCCGAAACAGGCGCCGACTCCGCTCAAAGTCCCGATGCGGTCGCAGCTGACCGCGAAGCGTTGTTGACGGAACTGAAAAGCTTACAAACTCAGCTGCATGAACAACAAGGCGAGTCACCATTGATACTGCCGACCGTCGACCATCAGGCCGTCGCGTCAGTAGTGCAGGACTGGACCGGTATTCCGGTGGGCCGCATGGTCAAAAACGAAATCGAAACCGTCCTGAAACTGGCGGACAATCTGGAACAACGCATCATCGGCCAACGCCATGCCTTGGAAATGATCGCCCGCCGGATTCAGACCTCGCGCGCCGGACTCGACAATCCCAACAAACCGATCGGCGTATTCATGCTGGCCGGCACCTCCGGCGTGGGCAAGACCGAAACAGCCCTGGCCTTGGCCGAAGCCTTGTATGGTGGCGAACAAAACGTCATCACTATCAACATGAGCGAATACCAGGAAGCCCATACCGTATCGACCTTGAAAGGCGCGCCTCCCGGCTATGTCGGTTACGGCGAGGGCGGCGTTCTGACCGAAGCCGTGCGTAGACGGCCGTACAGCGTGGTGTTGCTGGACGAAGTGGAAAAGGCCCATCCCGATGTGCATGAGATTTTCTTCCAGGTATTCGACAAGGGCTGGATGGAAGACGGCGAAGGCCGAGTGATCGATTTCAAAAACACCCTGATACTGCTGACCACCAACGCCGGCACTGAAATGATTTCCAGCCTGTGCAGCGATCCGGAATTGATGCCTGATCCTGAAGGCATCTCCAAAGCCTTGCGCGAACCGTTATTGAAAGTCTTCCCACCCGCCCTGCTGGGCCGTTTGGTGGTGATTCCTTACTACCCGCTGAACGACGAAATGATAGGCGCCATAGCTCGTCTGCAACTGGGCCGGATCAAGAAACGCATCGCCGAAAGCCACAAAGTGCCGTTCTCTTACGACGACGACGTGATCAAACTGATCGCCAGCCGTTGTACGGAACTGGAAAGCGGTGGACGGATGATAGACGCAATATTGACCAATACCGTGCTACCGAAGATCAGCGAGGAATTTTTGATCCGGATGGTGGAAGGCAAACCGATTGAACGGGTGCATGTCAGCGTGCAGGATGGGGAGTTTGGTTATGGGTTTGAATAA
- the tssF gene encoding type VI secretion system baseplate subunit TssF, translating to MDPRLLKYYNRELQHVREVGAEFASEFPKIAARLGLDTFECSDPYVERLFEGFAFMAARVQLKVDSEFPNFTQSLLEIVYPHYLASTPSMTVVEFKPDLTEESLAEGFTIPKGSSLRSQIAKGEQTACEYQTAHPLQLWPLEIGQVEYLPTLAAVSSQGLSDPKHLAGVKGAIRIVLRSTAGVRFSQMPLETLSLFLRGTGAIPYRLYEQLMANAKGLACKYKTGLQAHFKYASGHLFRGLGFDKEEALLRQTPRSFDGYRILQEYFAFPERFLFAELSGLSPLIAQCEVEELELFVLLDRSDAQLVNALDKSNLALFCVPAINLFPKRTDRLHVDHRQSEYHVVVDRTRPMDFEVFSVDQVVGFGNDQRNEQVFLPFYGSKSVYQNQAETAFYMLRRLKRVLSSKQRRKGMRSSYIGSECFISLVDSEQAPYSPQTAQLGLETLCTNRDLPMVMPVGLGDTDFSLQISAPVQSIRCISGPTRPLPAAYEGDSVWRLINHLSLNYLSLIDSDPKQGAAALRELLNLYADRREPAIKKQIEGVISVSAKNVVRRIDSKGPMVFGRGLEISVLLDESAFEGGGYFLLGTVLEQFFARYVSINSFVETVLRSTDRGEVARWPVRIGRRHTF from the coding sequence ATGGATCCTCGTTTACTGAAATACTATAACCGCGAACTGCAACATGTGCGTGAAGTCGGCGCCGAGTTTGCCAGCGAATTTCCCAAAATCGCCGCCCGCTTGGGACTCGATACGTTCGAATGCTCCGACCCCTACGTCGAACGCCTGTTTGAGGGCTTTGCCTTCATGGCGGCGCGGGTTCAATTAAAGGTCGATTCCGAATTCCCCAACTTTACCCAATCCTTATTGGAGATCGTTTACCCGCATTATCTGGCCTCCACTCCCTCCATGACCGTGGTTGAGTTTAAACCCGATCTGACGGAAGAAAGTCTGGCGGAGGGATTTACGATTCCGAAAGGCAGCTCCTTGCGCAGCCAAATCGCCAAGGGCGAACAAACCGCTTGCGAATATCAGACCGCGCATCCCTTGCAATTATGGCCATTGGAAATCGGCCAGGTTGAATATCTGCCGACGCTAGCCGCTGTTTCCAGCCAAGGCCTATCCGACCCCAAGCATTTGGCCGGTGTAAAGGGCGCTATTCGCATCGTGTTGCGAAGTACCGCCGGCGTCCGCTTTAGCCAGATGCCGCTTGAAACCTTGTCGCTGTTTTTGCGCGGCACCGGCGCCATTCCCTATCGGCTGTATGAACAGCTGATGGCTAACGCCAAGGGCCTCGCCTGCAAGTATAAGACCGGCTTGCAAGCGCACTTCAAATATGCCAGCGGCCATCTTTTTCGCGGCCTGGGATTCGATAAAGAAGAAGCCTTGCTGCGGCAAACCCCGCGTTCATTCGACGGCTATCGGATTTTGCAGGAATATTTCGCCTTTCCCGAACGCTTTCTATTTGCCGAACTATCCGGTTTATCGCCTTTAATCGCTCAGTGCGAGGTTGAGGAACTAGAGTTATTCGTGCTACTGGACCGTAGCGACGCTCAATTGGTTAATGCGCTGGACAAATCCAATCTAGCCCTGTTTTGTGTACCCGCGATTAATTTGTTTCCCAAGCGCACCGACCGGCTGCATGTTGATCACCGCCAATCCGAATATCATGTGGTCGTCGATCGTACTCGGCCGATGGATTTCGAAGTGTTCAGCGTCGATCAAGTAGTCGGTTTCGGTAACGACCAACGCAATGAACAGGTTTTTTTGCCGTTTTACGGCTCCAAAAGCGTCTACCAAAATCAAGCCGAAACCGCTTTTTATATGTTGCGGCGGCTAAAACGGGTCTTGTCATCCAAACAACGCCGCAAGGGCATGCGCTCCAGCTATATCGGCAGCGAATGCTTCATCTCATTGGTCGATTCCGAACAAGCGCCCTACTCGCCGCAAACCGCGCAACTCGGACTGGAAACCTTGTGCACCAACCGAGACTTACCGATGGTAATGCCTGTCGGCCTGGGCGATACCGATTTTAGTTTGCAGATCAGCGCGCCGGTTCAGTCGATACGCTGCATTTCAGGCCCAACCCGGCCACTGCCCGCCGCTTATGAAGGCGACAGTGTCTGGCGCTTGATCAATCATCTCTCGCTGAATTATTTATCGTTGATCGATAGCGATCCCAAGCAAGGCGCCGCCGCGTTAAGGGAATTGTTGAATTTATACGCCGACCGGCGCGAGCCCGCGATCAAAAAACAAATCGAAGGCGTCATTTCGGTCAGTGCCAAGAACGTGGTCAGACGTATCGATTCCAAAGGCCCCATGGTATTCGGGCGTGGATTGGAAATCTCGGTACTGCTGGATGAGTCGGCTTTTGAGGGAGGGGGATATTTTCTGTTGGGTACGGTTTTGGAGCAATTTTTTGCCCGTTATGTTTCGATCAATTCCTTCGTCGAAACCGTCTTACGTTCAACCGACCGCGGCGAGGTGGCCCGATGGCCAGTGAGAATCGGACGTCGTCACACTTTTTAA
- the tssG gene encoding type VI secretion system baseplate subunit TssG, producing MASENRTSSHFLISELEQAAYRFDFFETLRLFEALNPDKPRLGTGVKASDDAVRFSQEPELLFPASALSSYVPGNSGTPRLAVNFFGLFGPNGPLPLHLTEYARERLRTHRDATMVRFADVFHHRMISLFYRAWANARPTVSYDRPESDRFGFYVGSLLGISGENFRHRDALDDRAKLFYSGHFSAQTKCPDGLQAIIHDILSVKVKVEEFIGEWMEIQPSDHSRLGYSPELATLGQSMLLGAFVWGCQHKFRIVLGPLKLTQYLALLPGAIELAKLAAIVRNYIGDELVWDAQLILKKQEVPAELALGVPREPDSSSMNGDARLGWSMWLGPRPSPLDADDLTLNPFFALRAG from the coding sequence ATGGCCAGTGAGAATCGGACGTCGTCACACTTTTTAATTAGCGAGCTCGAACAAGCCGCCTATCGTTTCGATTTCTTCGAAACCCTACGCCTGTTCGAAGCGCTGAATCCGGATAAACCCCGGCTGGGTACCGGAGTCAAGGCCAGTGACGATGCGGTTCGCTTCTCCCAGGAGCCGGAACTGCTGTTCCCGGCATCCGCCTTATCATCCTATGTTCCCGGCAATTCGGGCACACCAAGACTGGCCGTCAATTTTTTCGGCCTGTTCGGTCCCAATGGGCCGTTGCCGCTGCATCTGACCGAATATGCCCGCGAGCGGTTAAGAACGCATCGCGACGCCACCATGGTCCGATTTGCCGATGTGTTCCATCATCGCATGATCAGCTTGTTTTATCGGGCCTGGGCCAATGCCCGCCCCACTGTCAGTTACGACAGGCCGGAATCGGACCGTTTCGGATTTTATGTCGGCTCCTTGCTGGGGATTAGCGGTGAAAATTTCCGCCATCGAGACGCACTGGACGATAGAGCCAAACTTTTCTATTCGGGGCATTTTTCGGCGCAAACCAAGTGTCCCGACGGTTTGCAAGCCATCATTCACGACATCTTGTCGGTCAAGGTCAAAGTTGAAGAATTCATCGGCGAATGGATGGAAATTCAACCAAGCGACCATAGCCGCTTGGGCTATTCGCCGGAACTGGCTACTCTGGGCCAATCGATGTTATTGGGTGCGTTTGTCTGGGGTTGCCAGCATAAATTCAGAATTGTGCTCGGCCCATTAAAACTGACCCAATATCTGGCGCTGCTGCCCGGAGCGATTGAATTGGCAAAACTGGCGGCGATAGTTCGCAATTACATTGGCGACGAGTTGGTCTGGGATGCGCAACTGATTCTGAAAAAACAGGAAGTGCCGGCGGAGTTGGCCCTGGGCGTACCCCGGGAGCCCGACTCATCCAGCATGAACGGCGACGCCCGACTAGGCTGGAGCATGTGGCTGGGACCACGTCCGAGCCCGCTGGACGCCGATGATTTAACCCTAAATCCGTTCTTTGCGCTCCGCGCGGGATAA
- a CDS encoding M35 family metallo-endopeptidase yields MDIFTDVYKALISVLQTKSLDSSWSTIEAELKALCANSGPSEAKSDSLAKARKKIEDAAGILDIFNTGKPHAGEILKAAQSATVGFQKRAAMLKTFKHFYFVMKKGNQSIWVVDHPKAYTQWAFDQLDGKTEKEVRAQLEQEEETFGASRRKMMSDALQLARKWSMDVVVKLGNADANTLAIVKRWFHADAATEQEVKATAAVLLAGYKKIENACNSTSIIFSDRPHKRADKGWNDTTFASVRSDDSMPVIYIFHAFLNAGKRTFFGNIPKLWLCALTVVHELSHKMVNTEDKRYDYDGLKPGRSISAADALVNADSWAYFGADLVGVLSQGTINDVLK; encoded by the coding sequence ATGGACATATTCACAGACGTGTACAAAGCGCTCATCAGCGTCTTGCAAACCAAATCATTGGATAGTAGCTGGTCCACTATCGAAGCCGAGCTTAAGGCCTTATGTGCCAACAGCGGCCCAAGCGAAGCGAAAAGCGACAGTTTGGCAAAAGCGCGAAAGAAAATCGAAGATGCGGCGGGCATCCTCGATATCTTCAATACGGGCAAACCTCACGCTGGAGAAATTCTAAAAGCGGCACAATCAGCCACCGTCGGTTTTCAAAAACGCGCGGCCATGCTTAAAACCTTCAAACACTTTTATTTTGTGATGAAGAAAGGCAATCAAAGCATCTGGGTCGTCGACCATCCCAAGGCATACACTCAGTGGGCATTCGACCAACTTGACGGCAAGACAGAGAAAGAGGTTAGAGCCCAGCTAGAACAAGAGGAAGAAACGTTCGGCGCATCCAGACGCAAGATGATGTCGGATGCTTTACAGTTAGCGCGTAAATGGTCGATGGACGTCGTAGTCAAGCTGGGCAACGCCGACGCCAACACCTTGGCTATCGTTAAACGCTGGTTCCATGCCGATGCCGCGACCGAGCAGGAAGTCAAAGCCACGGCGGCGGTTTTATTGGCGGGCTATAAGAAAATCGAGAATGCCTGCAATTCAACCAGCATCATATTTTCGGACAGACCCCATAAGCGGGCCGACAAAGGCTGGAACGACACAACTTTTGCATCGGTCCGCTCCGACGACTCGATGCCGGTTATCTATATCTTCCATGCTTTTCTCAATGCCGGTAAGCGCACTTTTTTCGGCAATATTCCCAAATTATGGTTGTGTGCCCTGACGGTTGTGCATGAACTATCGCATAAGATGGTCAATACAGAAGATAAAAGGTACGACTACGACGGACTGAAACCCGGCCGTAGCATTAGTGCCGCGGATGCGCTGGTCAATGCCGACAGCTGGGCTTATTTTGGCGCCGACCTTGTGGGGGTGCTGAGCCAAGGCACCATTAATGATGTTTTAAAATGA
- a CDS encoding tetratricopeptide repeat protein: protein MNQPIDIQDSSEAVSQTLSFDQALELAIRLHYANRLEHAEEIYCQLLEIAPEHADLMHFFGLLKHQRGYSEEGIAWIKNALLLAPDYLDAENNLGNIYLQLGHSDLAEPCFRRVVEHNPGFAAAHGNLGIVLRHCNRFDEAIESLLTAIELEPEAAHHYQNLGNVYRSVGDYPAAVNHYRKSLVLKPADAEAYSKLCRTLYLLGDIEQCVDTLREWLAHEPENPLARHMYSAYTRDKIPDRASDAYVRQTFDRFAASFDGVLNRLDYQAPFLVTTALQQLNQDTRAWHLLDAGCGTGLFGALAKPLVKRLDGVDLSPKMLERALARNVYTDLFEAELTEFLAKNVSMYDCISCVDTLCYFGDLNDVTAAASNALKYQGWFIFTVEKQQETGSDEGFHLNAHGRYSHTEIYLRNVLSQAGFTVRHFDTEVLRMEGGAPVIGFVITAQAIS, encoded by the coding sequence GTGAATCAGCCAATTGACATCCAGGACTCAAGCGAAGCAGTATCCCAGACCCTTAGCTTCGACCAAGCGCTGGAGCTGGCCATTCGGCTGCATTATGCCAACCGTCTCGAGCATGCCGAGGAAATCTATTGCCAATTGCTGGAGATTGCCCCTGAACATGCCGATTTAATGCACTTTTTCGGCTTGCTTAAACATCAAAGGGGATATTCCGAGGAAGGTATAGCCTGGATAAAAAATGCACTGCTATTGGCCCCTGATTATCTCGATGCTGAAAATAATTTAGGCAATATTTATCTGCAACTGGGCCACTCCGACTTGGCCGAACCCTGCTTTCGCCGAGTGGTTGAACATAATCCCGGTTTTGCGGCCGCCCATGGTAATTTAGGTATCGTCCTGAGGCATTGCAATCGTTTTGACGAAGCTATCGAATCCCTGCTAACAGCCATCGAACTGGAGCCCGAAGCCGCGCACCATTATCAAAACCTGGGCAATGTCTACCGGAGTGTGGGGGATTATCCGGCAGCCGTGAACCATTACCGAAAATCGCTGGTACTTAAACCGGCCGATGCGGAGGCTTATAGCAAATTGTGCCGTACCCTCTATTTGCTGGGAGACATCGAGCAATGCGTGGACACGCTGAGGGAATGGTTGGCCCATGAGCCTGAAAATCCCCTGGCCCGGCACATGTATTCGGCATATACCCGTGACAAAATTCCGGACCGGGCAAGCGATGCCTATGTACGCCAAACTTTCGACCGTTTTGCGGCTTCGTTCGACGGCGTCTTAAACCGGCTAGACTACCAAGCTCCATTTCTAGTGACCACGGCCTTACAGCAATTGAACCAAGATACCCGCGCATGGCATCTCTTGGACGCGGGTTGTGGTACGGGCTTATTCGGAGCATTGGCAAAACCCTTGGTGAAACGTCTGGACGGAGTCGATTTATCACCTAAAATGCTGGAACGCGCGCTGGCTAGAAACGTCTACACCGACTTATTCGAGGCCGAATTAACGGAATTTTTGGCTAAAAATGTTTCCATGTATGACTGCATAAGCTGCGTGGATACGCTATGCTATTTCGGAGACTTAAACGACGTAACCGCGGCGGCATCAAACGCCCTAAAATATCAAGGTTGGTTTATCTTCACCGTGGAAAAACAGCAGGAAACCGGCTCGGATGAGGGGTTTCATTTAAATGCACATGGCCGCTACAGCCATACCGAGATTTATTTACGGAATGTACTATCCCAAGCCGGCTTTACTGTTCGACATTTCGATACCGAAGTATTACGCATGGAAGGTGGGGCTCCGGTAATCGGATTCGTGATCACGGCCCAGGCAATTAGCTAG